A region of Methanomicrobium sp. W14 DNA encodes the following proteins:
- a CDS encoding nitrogenase component 1: protein MMTETVSKTTVKQVNENQCHMCMPLGGVVAFKGIENTMVLVHGSQGCSTYMRLANVEHYHEPIDVASSSLNEKQTIYGGEKNLRKGLDNVRKVYNPKVIGVVTTCLAETMGEDLNRMIAAYKLDNNLDDVDIIPVSTPSYTNSHSEGFWSATRAVIEYYAKPCEQHNRINVIITHISAADIRELKRILDVWGFEYTLIPDYSMTIDRPFTGKYKKIGAGGTNTGDISRMPGAPVTIQFGRTCEDKMSPGLYLKEKFGVPLVNLPLPIGVENTDLLMKALGEIAGKSMPKSIKNERGWLIDAMADSHKYNASARPLIYGEPELIYGYTCMCMENGSYPAVIATGSQSSLVSGMLEEVLVNSDEEAVIIEDADFATIEDAVLKAGSNLAIGHSGGKFLTENYGIPIVRAGFPIHDRVGGQRILSVGYAGTLAFLDRFTNTILERKLSTYREARKTELLSKLESVPDKSCVME from the coding sequence ATGATGACAGAAACAGTCAGCAAGACGACAGTTAAGCAGGTCAACGAGAACCAGTGCCATATGTGCATGCCTCTCGGAGGTGTTGTCGCTTTTAAGGGCATAGAAAACACTATGGTCCTTGTGCACGGTTCACAGGGGTGCAGCACATACATGCGTCTTGCAAACGTAGAGCATTATCATGAGCCTATCGACGTCGCTTCCTCCTCTCTTAACGAAAAGCAGACTATTTACGGCGGGGAAAAAAATCTCCGCAAGGGCCTTGACAATGTAAGAAAGGTGTACAATCCCAAAGTCATAGGTGTTGTTACTACCTGTCTTGCAGAGACTATGGGCGAAGACTTAAACAGAATGATTGCCGCGTACAAGCTGGACAACAACCTTGATGACGTCGATATAATTCCGGTCTCGACTCCAAGCTACACCAATAGTCATTCGGAAGGGTTCTGGTCAGCGACGCGTGCAGTCATAGAGTATTATGCAAAGCCCTGCGAACAGCACAACAGGATAAACGTGATAATAACCCATATAAGTGCAGCAGATATCCGCGAATTAAAGAGGATTCTTGATGTGTGGGGCTTTGAATACACGCTTATACCCGACTATTCCATGACCATAGACCGTCCGTTCACAGGCAAGTATAAAAAGATCGGTGCCGGCGGGACAAATACGGGCGATATCTCGCGTATGCCTGGTGCTCCTGTGACTATTCAGTTCGGGAGGACCTGTGAGGACAAGATGTCTCCAGGTCTGTACCTGAAGGAAAAGTTCGGTGTGCCCCTGGTAAACCTGCCGCTTCCTATAGGAGTGGAAAACACCGACCTTCTTATGAAGGCTCTTGGGGAGATTGCAGGAAAGTCCATGCCAAAGTCAATTAAGAACGAACGCGGGTGGCTAATCGACGCTATGGCCGACTCACACAAATACAATGCGTCGGCAAGGCCACTGATTTACGGTGAGCCTGAGCTTATATACGGCTATACCTGCATGTGCATGGAGAACGGTTCATACCCTGCCGTAATCGCTACGGGTTCACAGAGTTCGCTTGTCAGCGGTATGCTTGAAGAGGTCCTTGTGAACTCGGACGAAGAGGCTGTAATAATCGAGGATGCAGACTTTGCAACGATTGAGGATGCCGTATTAAAGGCAGGTTCAAACCTTGCAATCGGTCATTCCGGCGGCAAGTTCCTTACCGAGAATTACGGTATTCCCATAGTCCGTGCGGGTTTTCCGATTCATGACAGGGTCGGAGGGCAGAGGATTCTGTCTGTAGGCTATGCGGGGACACTCGCATTTCTCGACAGGTTTACGAATACCATCCTTGAGAGAAAACTCAGCACATACCGTGAAGCAAGAAAGACCGAGCTTTTGTCAAAGCTTGAGTCGGTACCAGACAAAAGCTGTGTGATGGAATAG
- a CDS encoding 2Fe-2S ferredoxin, whose protein sequence is MQKPKYHIFVCTSSRPNGQQKGFCLSNDGVEILMKFVEEIEDRELEGEVFVTNTGCFGVCEQGPIVVVYPDNVWYGSVTPDDVEEIMDEHIEGGNPVSRLEI, encoded by the coding sequence TTGCAGAAACCAAAATATCATATATTTGTATGCACGAGTTCAAGACCAAACGGCCAGCAGAAAGGGTTCTGCCTCTCGAATGACGGTGTGGAAATCCTTATGAAGTTTGTCGAAGAGATTGAAGACCGTGAACTTGAAGGAGAGGTGTTTGTTACGAATACCGGATGCTTCGGGGTCTGTGAGCAGGGCCCGATTGTTGTCGTGTACCCTGACAACGTATGGTACGGGTCAGTTACCCCCGATGATGTCGAAGAGATAATGGATGAGCATATTGAAGGCGGGAATCCAGTTTCACGCCTGGAAATCTGA
- a CDS encoding Fe-only nitrogenase accessory AnfO family protein encodes MSTDASGKKRDIAVILDTDGETGRLSDPGTIVVYSKNGYSWEVARETEFSIDKSQGLPELRQKMLELKDFLADCRIFAAKSASGAMFFELEKSGFNIWEVSGRPAEFLDSIVEQEIAEDRAEKPEPLEIPVPLEVSPKNYYISIKEIQGKVPDLSSKMILQDFINRKKFESLEIACDHVPPWIELDARRIGLMMETEKKAPCEYLVRLAPDS; translated from the coding sequence ATGAGTACTGATGCGAGTGGTAAGAAAAGAGACATTGCAGTAATTCTTGATACAGACGGTGAAACGGGAAGGCTTTCTGATCCCGGAACAATTGTTGTCTATTCAAAGAACGGTTATTCGTGGGAAGTTGCCCGTGAGACCGAATTTTCGATAGATAAGAGCCAGGGCCTTCCTGAGCTTCGCCAAAAGATGCTGGAGCTTAAGGACTTTCTTGCAGACTGCCGGATATTTGCGGCGAAGTCCGCAAGCGGGGCCATGTTCTTTGAGCTTGAGAAATCCGGGTTTAATATCTGGGAAGTTTCGGGAAGGCCTGCCGAGTTTCTGGACAGTATTGTCGAGCAGGAGATTGCGGAAGATCGGGCGGAAAAACCGGAGCCTCTGGAAATTCCGGTCCCCCTGGAGGTGTCCCCGAAAAACTATTACATCTCGATTAAGGAAATCCAGGGAAAGGTACCTGATCTCAGCAGCAAGATGATCCTGCAGGACTTCATAAACCGCAAAAAGTTTGAGAGTCTTGAGATTGCCTGCGACCATGTCCCGCCGTGGATTGAGCTTGACGCCCGGAGAATAGGACTTATGATGGAGACTGAAAAAAAGGCCCCGTGCGAGTACCTTGTGAGGCTGGCACCAGACAGCTAA